A window of Longimicrobium sp. genomic DNA:
TCCTTCTCGGGCCACAACAGTGCCATCAGCCGCTCGCGTCCCACCGTGGGCCCCCGCCCGACCGCGAGCAGCGCCAGCAGCGCCAGGCGGCGCCGATGGGCCGCGCGGCCGCCCACAATGCCGGACTCGTCTTCGAGGACGGCGCCCCCGAAGAGCTTGAGACGGAAGGATTTCACGTGGTTGATGTGAGTACGGATACGGGGTTGAAGCGGGCGCTCCATAATCAGTCACGCGGCCGGGAATGCCGCAAGTGGCCCGGCCGATTCCCCGCCGGGCGCGCATGGAGAGGAGGACGCAATGGACGGTACACGGGCGATCCTGGGCGCAGCGGCGCTGGCCGCTCTGGCGTTCTGCTACACCACCCACGGGCGGGGGGCGGAGGGAGGCGCCCCGGGAGCGGTGCCGGTGGGAACGGTGATGGCCTACACCGGCGAGGGCGTGCCCGACGGATGGCTCCTGTGCGACGGACGCGCGCTCCATCGCGACGACTGGCCGGAGCTCTTCCGCGCCATCGGCACCTCGCACGGCGCGGGGGTGTCGATGCTGGGGGTCAGGGAGGCCGACTTCAACCTCCCCGACTACCGCGGCCGCTTCCTCCGCGGGGTGGACGCGGGCCAGGACGGCGAGCGCTCCGGCTCCGACCCCGCCGCCGAGACGCGGTCGGCGGCGCGGGCGGGCACCGGCAACGCCGGCAACCGGGTGGGCTCCTACCAGCCCGACGCCACCGCCCTCCCCCGCGACCCCATGCAGCCCTTCCGCGCGGTCATCGACATCCCCGTCGCGCAGTGGACCTCGCTGGTCGAGGGAACCCGGAACGGAAGCCCCGCGGCGGGCGGCGCCGCCCCGCCGGCGAGCGAGCGGGCCGAGCCGGTGGCGGTGGCGGGAAGCGTCGCCAGGCGCGGCTACCTGGTGACGGGGGGCGACGCCGAGACGCGCCCCAGGAACGTGAGCGTGCGCTGGATCATTCGCGCCAGACCATAGGCCCCGGCGGTCCGCCTGGCCGGAACGCCCGCTGCCACTCGCGTGGCGGCGAC
This region includes:
- a CDS encoding phage tail protein, encoding MDGTRAILGAAALAALAFCYTTHGRGAEGGAPGAVPVGTVMAYTGEGVPDGWLLCDGRALHRDDWPELFRAIGTSHGAGVSMLGVREADFNLPDYRGRFLRGVDAGQDGERSGSDPAAETRSAARAGTGNAGNRVGSYQPDATALPRDPMQPFRAVIDIPVAQWTSLVEGTRNGSPAAGGAAPPASERAEPVAVAGSVARRGYLVTGGDAETRPRNVSVRWIIRARP